From the Lathyrus oleraceus cultivar Zhongwan6 chromosome 4, CAAS_Psat_ZW6_1.0, whole genome shotgun sequence genome, one window contains:
- the LOC127073296 gene encoding uncharacterized protein LOC127073296 — MASSSCFFSFHAPSTTRRNSLIIVSSKTSHRKNHLRPKILKILTKPSLPIPSPLPQPPTPQPILSPPQEHELSVDVPADEVHGKDVTVAVEETGELEELRVSVDAAKDNGVFGNVSGKAILKYGGMYLIGAFVFQTVIYFWNLGNQRSKLSDLEVSEKEKRNGKTVEDQNVEKKIEEIKLMAREARRIELEKKGKEEEDEDGDSEIDDESGVSSGKLGIEKEVVERLLKLKNKINSNKDSSTALRLNGSGNSVMGGGMNVNKGKEGFVFKKKSKFKSPSTKDVKTPKGFSGTRDCRVSGVIPQDYGSQAIGHAGVVDGDNEVNQQDVTHKNAFGVPLEERGKSVEDKSREIENDGKNVEKKMETPNIKKSPSTKAAKTPKGFSRKQDRSVSSVKPQDYGGRAIDHAEKFDGDKRLNQQNVTCKNASGIPLEEKGKSVDDRSREIENDGKNVEEKKETPNMKTKDGFKARSIKNGGFPKNSVGMSSPEVRELRTQNSQGFEKDNVHRINGSSGHGFAMKSSAHEQRNTRTDMWWLKLRYVLVILMQRDSNTESPKALYRLNFTSKQREQGNDFYTVAFEDRADANNFCFILESFFEDLDDGFSAIVFPMSIQELNEEIISQGEKVVVVKKRQLQLYAGQLLTDVEMALCSIIEQDHNVR; from the exons ATGGCGAGTTCGTCTTGCTTCTTCTCCTTCCACGCGCCTTCCACTACGAGACGAAACTCTCTCATTATAGTCTCTTCAAAAACTTCTCATAGGAAAAACCATTTGCGACCTAAAATTCTCAAAATCCTAACGAAACCCTCTCTACCCATCCCTTCTCCTCTTCCACAACCACCAACACCACAACCCATTCTCTCCCCTCCTCAAGAACATGAACTCAGTGTCGATGTTCCCGCCGACGAAGTTCACGGCAAAGATGTCACCGTCGCTGTTGAAGAGACTGGTGAATTGGAAGAATTACGCGTGTCTGTGGATGCAGCCAAAGACAATGGTGTTTTTGGCAACGTATCTGGTAAGGCTATCTTAAAGTACGGTGGTATGTATTTGATTGGGGCATTTGTGTTTCAAACGGTTATTTACTTTTGGAATTTGGGAAATCAACGTTCTAAATTGAGTGATTTGGAGGTAAGTGAAAAGGAAAAGAGGAATGGGAAAACTGTGGAGGATCAAAATGTGGAAAAGAAAATAGAGGAAATTAAATTAATGGCGAGAGAAGCTAGGAGAATTGAGTTAGAGAAGAAAGGGAAAGAGGAAGAGGACGAGGATGGTGATTCTGAAATTGACGATGAAAGTGGCGTTTCAAGTGGCAAACTTGGTATTGAGAAAGAGGTTGTTGAACGCTTATTGAAGCTGAAGAATAAGATAAATAGTAACAAGGATAGTTCAACGGCATTGCGATTGAATGGTAGTGGAAATTCTGTTATGGGTGGTGGTATGAATGTGAATAAGGGGAAAGAGGGGTTTGTCTTTAAgaaaaaatctaaatttaaaaGCCCTTCAACTAAGGATGTGAAAACTCCCAAGGGCTTTTCAGGGACACGAGATTGTAGAGTATCGGGTGTAATACCTCAAGATTATGGAAGTCAGGCTATTGGTCATGCAGGAGTGGTAGATGGAGATAATGAAGTGAATCAACAAGATGTTACACACAAAAATGCTTTCGGTGTTCCATTGGAAGAAAGAGGGAAATCTGTTGAAGACAAGTCCAGGGAAATTGAAAATGATGGGAAGAATGTGGAAAAAAAGATGGAAACACCAAATATTAAAAAAAGCCCTTCAACTAAGGCTGCAAAAACTCCCAAGGGATTTTCAAGGAAACAAGATCGTAGCGTATCGAGTGTAAAACCTCAGGATTATGGAGGTCGGGCTATTGATCATGCAGAAAAATTTGACGGGGATAAACGACTGAATCAACAAAATGTGACATGCAAAAATGCTTCCGGTATTCCATTGGAAGAAAAAGGAAAATCTGTTGATGACAGGTCCAGGGAAATTGAAAATGATGGGAAGAATGTGGAAGAAAAGAAGGAAACACCCAACATGAAAACAAAGGATGGATTTAAGGCCAGAAGTATAAAGAATG GTGGTTTCCCGAAGAATAGTGTTGGGATGTCTTCACCTGAAGTAAGAGAATTGAGGACACAAAACTCCCAGGGTTTTGAAAAGGATAATGTGCACCGTATAAATGGCAGTTCAGGACATGGATTTGCTATGAAAAGTTCAGCACATGAACAACGAAACACTAGGACCGATATGTGGTGGCTGAAACTACGTTATGTTCTA GTAATTCTCATGCAAAGAGACTCCAACACAGAAAGTCCGAAAGCTCTCTATAGGTTAAACTTTACCTCTAAGCAACGGGAGCAGGGTAATGATTTCTATACTGTTGCTTTTGAGGACCGCGCTGATGCTAACAACTTCTGTTTTATACTGGAATCCTTTTTTGAAGATTTGGACGACGGTTTTAGTGCCATTGTATTTCCCATGTCAATACAA GAACTGAATGAAGAAATAATATCACAAGGTGAGAAAGTAGTAGTTGTGAAAAAGAGGCAGCTTCAACTCTATGCCGGGCAACTACTTACTGATGTTGAGATGGCATTATGCTCAATAATAGAACAAGATCATAATGTACGTTAA